One genomic region from Diceros bicornis minor isolate mBicDic1 unplaced genomic scaffold, mDicBic1.mat.cur scaffold_73_ctg1, whole genome shotgun sequence encodes:
- the SLC25A23 gene encoding mitochondrial adenyl nucleotide antiporter SLC25A23 isoform X3, producing MRGGPGDAERRQRWSRLFEELDRNKDGRVDVHELRQGLARLGAGDPDRGAQQGMSCEGDTDPDGGLDLEEFTRYLQEREQRLLLLFRSLDRNQDGHIDVSEIQQSFRALGISISLEQAEKILHSMDRDGTMTIDWQEWRDHFLLHSLENVEDVLYFWKHSTVLDIGECLTVPDEFSEQEKLSGMWWKQLVAGAVAGAVSRTGTAPLDRLKVFMQVHASKTNRLNILGGLRSMIREGGVRALWRGNGINVLKIAPESAIKFMAYEQIKRAIRGQQETLHVQERFVAGSLAGATAQTIIYPMEVLKTRLTLRRTGQYKGLWDCARRILEQEGPRAFYRGYLPNVLGIIPYAGIDLAVYETLKNRWLQQNSHDSADPGIVVLLACGTISSTCGQIASYPLALVRTRMQAQGEAWVGGWGREGLTTWAPPPLAQLLLPGRQSPGLVSSWIWMALTKVPTFLWASVYPFVTLEWEPLTVARRTDAAGAGRAP from the exons ATGCGGGGGGGCCCGGGTGACGCGGAGCGGCGGCAGCGCTGGAGTCGCCTCTTCGAGGAGCTGGACCGTAACAAGGATGGCCGCGTGGATGTGCACGAGTTGCGCCAGGGCCTGGCCCGGCTGGGCGCGGGCGACCCGGACCGCGGCGCCCAACAG GGCATGTCCTGTGAGGGTGACACTGACCCAGATGGTGGTCTTGACCTGGAGGAGTTTACCCGCTACCTGCAGGAGCGAGAGCAGCGTCTGTTGCTTCTGTTCCGCAGTCTGGACCGGAATCAGGACG GTCATATCGATGTCTCTGAGATCCAGCAGAGTTTCCGGGCTCTGGGCATTTCCATCTCCCTGGAGCAGGCAGAGAAAATTCTGCACAG TATGGACCGTGATGGCACCATGACCATTGACTGGCAAGAATGGCGAGACCACTTCCTGTTGCATTCGCTGGAGAATGTGGAAGACGTGCTCTATTTCTGGAAGCATTCCACG GTCCTGGACATTGGCGAGTGCCTGACTGTCCCCGACGAGTTCTCGGAGCAGGAGAAGCTGAGCGGCATGTGGTGGAAGCAGCTGGTGGCGGGCGCGGTGGCGGGTGCCGTGTCTAGGACAGGCACAGCCCCTCTGGACCGCCTCAAGGTCTTCATGCAG GTCCACGCCTCCAAGACCAACCGGCTGAATATCTTGGGGGGCCTACGGAGCATGATCCGAGAGGGGGGCGTGCGCGCCCTGTGGCGTGGCAACGGCATCAACGTGCTCAAGATTGCCCCCGAGTCGGCTATCAAGTTCATGGCCTACGAGCAG ATCAAGCGGGCCATCCGAGGACAGCAGGAGACGCTGCACGTGCAGGAGCGCTTTGTGGCTGGCTCCCTGGCTGGCGCCACGGCCCAAACCATCATTTACCCCATGGAG GTGCTGAAGACACGGCTGACCCTTCGCCGAACGGGCCAGTACAAGGGGCTTTGGGACTGTGCGCGGCGGATCTTGGAGCAAGAAGGGCCCCGTGCCTTCTACCGTGGCTACCTGCCCAACGTGCTGGGCATCATCCCCTACGCGGGCATCGACCTGGCCGTCTATGAG ACCCTGAAAAACCGGTGGCTCCAGCAGAATAGCCACGACTCGGCAGACCCGGGCATCGTCGTGCTCCTGGCCTGCGGTACCATCTCCAGCACCTGTGGCCAGATAGCCAGTTACCCGCTGGCCCTGGTCCGGACCCGCATGCAGGCCCAAGGTGAGGCCTGGGTGGGAGGATGGGGCAGGGAAGGTCTCACGACTTGGGCCCCACCCCCCCTTGCCCAGCTCCTCCTCCCGGGTAGGCAGAGTCCTGGGCTGGTATCCTCCTGGATTTGGATGGCCTTGACTAAAGTCCCtacctttctctgggcctcagtttacccatttgTGACATTAGAATGGGAGCCCTTGACCGTAGCTAGGAGGACAGATGCTGCGGGTGCTGGCAGAGCGCCCTAG
- the SLC25A23 gene encoding mitochondrial adenyl nucleotide antiporter SLC25A23 isoform X1 produces MRGGPGDAERRQRWSRLFEELDRNKDGRVDVHELRQGLARLGAGDPDRGAQQGMSCEGDTDPDGGLDLEEFTRYLQEREQRLLLLFRSLDRNQDGHIDVSEIQQSFRALGISISLEQAEKILHSMDRDGTMTIDWQEWRDHFLLHSLENVEDVLYFWKHSTVLDIGECLTVPDEFSEQEKLSGMWWKQLVAGAVAGAVSRTGTAPLDRLKVFMQVHASKTNRLNILGGLRSMIREGGVRALWRGNGINVLKIAPESAIKFMAYEQIKRAIRGQQETLHVQERFVAGSLAGATAQTIIYPMEVLKTRLTLRRTGQYKGLWDCARRILEQEGPRAFYRGYLPNVLGIIPYAGIDLAVYELSLPGSQDTGQLGTTLAHRIIGASKDELQRCPSPPQRVLDPASLSRLLSSSGPAHFSVMTLKNRWLQQNSHDSADPGIVVLLACGTISSTCGQIASYPLALVRTRMQAQGEAWVGGWGREGLTTWAPPPLAQLLLPGRQSPGLVSSWIWMALTKVPTFLWASVYPFVTLEWEPLTVARRTDAAGAGRAP; encoded by the exons ATGCGGGGGGGCCCGGGTGACGCGGAGCGGCGGCAGCGCTGGAGTCGCCTCTTCGAGGAGCTGGACCGTAACAAGGATGGCCGCGTGGATGTGCACGAGTTGCGCCAGGGCCTGGCCCGGCTGGGCGCGGGCGACCCGGACCGCGGCGCCCAACAG GGCATGTCCTGTGAGGGTGACACTGACCCAGATGGTGGTCTTGACCTGGAGGAGTTTACCCGCTACCTGCAGGAGCGAGAGCAGCGTCTGTTGCTTCTGTTCCGCAGTCTGGACCGGAATCAGGACG GTCATATCGATGTCTCTGAGATCCAGCAGAGTTTCCGGGCTCTGGGCATTTCCATCTCCCTGGAGCAGGCAGAGAAAATTCTGCACAG TATGGACCGTGATGGCACCATGACCATTGACTGGCAAGAATGGCGAGACCACTTCCTGTTGCATTCGCTGGAGAATGTGGAAGACGTGCTCTATTTCTGGAAGCATTCCACG GTCCTGGACATTGGCGAGTGCCTGACTGTCCCCGACGAGTTCTCGGAGCAGGAGAAGCTGAGCGGCATGTGGTGGAAGCAGCTGGTGGCGGGCGCGGTGGCGGGTGCCGTGTCTAGGACAGGCACAGCCCCTCTGGACCGCCTCAAGGTCTTCATGCAG GTCCACGCCTCCAAGACCAACCGGCTGAATATCTTGGGGGGCCTACGGAGCATGATCCGAGAGGGGGGCGTGCGCGCCCTGTGGCGTGGCAACGGCATCAACGTGCTCAAGATTGCCCCCGAGTCGGCTATCAAGTTCATGGCCTACGAGCAG ATCAAGCGGGCCATCCGAGGACAGCAGGAGACGCTGCACGTGCAGGAGCGCTTTGTGGCTGGCTCCCTGGCTGGCGCCACGGCCCAAACCATCATTTACCCCATGGAG GTGCTGAAGACACGGCTGACCCTTCGCCGAACGGGCCAGTACAAGGGGCTTTGGGACTGTGCGCGGCGGATCTTGGAGCAAGAAGGGCCCCGTGCCTTCTACCGTGGCTACCTGCCCAACGTGCTGGGCATCATCCCCTACGCGGGCATCGACCTGGCCGTCTATGAG CTCAGCCTTCCAGGGTCTCAGGACACGGGACAGTTGGGGACCACTCTAGCTCACAGAATCATTGGAGCAAGCAAAGATGAGCTTCAAAGATGCCCATCTCCCCCACAGCGCGTACTGGACCCAGCCTCTCTCTCCAGGCTGCTGTCATCTTCAGGGCCTGCCCATTTCAGTGTCATG ACCCTGAAAAACCGGTGGCTCCAGCAGAATAGCCACGACTCGGCAGACCCGGGCATCGTCGTGCTCCTGGCCTGCGGTACCATCTCCAGCACCTGTGGCCAGATAGCCAGTTACCCGCTGGCCCTGGTCCGGACCCGCATGCAGGCCCAAGGTGAGGCCTGGGTGGGAGGATGGGGCAGGGAAGGTCTCACGACTTGGGCCCCACCCCCCCTTGCCCAGCTCCTCCTCCCGGGTAGGCAGAGTCCTGGGCTGGTATCCTCCTGGATTTGGATGGCCTTGACTAAAGTCCCtacctttctctgggcctcagtttacccatttgTGACATTAGAATGGGAGCCCTTGACCGTAGCTAGGAGGACAGATGCTGCGGGTGCTGGCAGAGCGCCCTAG
- the SLC25A23 gene encoding mitochondrial adenyl nucleotide antiporter SLC25A23 isoform X2: protein MRGGPGDAERRQRWSRLFEELDRNKDGRVDVHELRQGLARLGAGDPDRGAQQGMSCEGDTDPDGGLDLEEFTRYLQEREQRLLLLFRSLDRNQDGHIDVSEIQQSFRALGISISLEQAEKILHSMDRDGTMTIDWQEWRDHFLLHSLENVEDVLYFWKHSTVLDIGECLTVPDEFSEQEKLSGMWWKQLVAGAVAGAVSRTGTAPLDRLKVFMQVHASKTNRLNILGGLRSMIREGGVRALWRGNGINVLKIAPESAIKFMAYEQIKRAIRGQQETLHVQERFVAGSLAGATAQTIIYPMEVLKTRLTLRRTGQYKGLWDCARRILEQEGPRAFYRGYLPNVLGIIPYAGIDLAVYELSLPGSQDTGQLGTTLAHRIIGASKDELQRCPSPPQRVLDPASLSRLLSSSGPAHFSVMTLKNRWLQQNSHDSADPGIVVLLACGTISSTCGQIASYPLALVRTRMQAQASVEGGLQLSMLGLLRHILSQEGVRGLYRGIAPNFMKVIPAVSISYVVYENMKQALGVTSR, encoded by the exons ATGCGGGGGGGCCCGGGTGACGCGGAGCGGCGGCAGCGCTGGAGTCGCCTCTTCGAGGAGCTGGACCGTAACAAGGATGGCCGCGTGGATGTGCACGAGTTGCGCCAGGGCCTGGCCCGGCTGGGCGCGGGCGACCCGGACCGCGGCGCCCAACAG GGCATGTCCTGTGAGGGTGACACTGACCCAGATGGTGGTCTTGACCTGGAGGAGTTTACCCGCTACCTGCAGGAGCGAGAGCAGCGTCTGTTGCTTCTGTTCCGCAGTCTGGACCGGAATCAGGACG GTCATATCGATGTCTCTGAGATCCAGCAGAGTTTCCGGGCTCTGGGCATTTCCATCTCCCTGGAGCAGGCAGAGAAAATTCTGCACAG TATGGACCGTGATGGCACCATGACCATTGACTGGCAAGAATGGCGAGACCACTTCCTGTTGCATTCGCTGGAGAATGTGGAAGACGTGCTCTATTTCTGGAAGCATTCCACG GTCCTGGACATTGGCGAGTGCCTGACTGTCCCCGACGAGTTCTCGGAGCAGGAGAAGCTGAGCGGCATGTGGTGGAAGCAGCTGGTGGCGGGCGCGGTGGCGGGTGCCGTGTCTAGGACAGGCACAGCCCCTCTGGACCGCCTCAAGGTCTTCATGCAG GTCCACGCCTCCAAGACCAACCGGCTGAATATCTTGGGGGGCCTACGGAGCATGATCCGAGAGGGGGGCGTGCGCGCCCTGTGGCGTGGCAACGGCATCAACGTGCTCAAGATTGCCCCCGAGTCGGCTATCAAGTTCATGGCCTACGAGCAG ATCAAGCGGGCCATCCGAGGACAGCAGGAGACGCTGCACGTGCAGGAGCGCTTTGTGGCTGGCTCCCTGGCTGGCGCCACGGCCCAAACCATCATTTACCCCATGGAG GTGCTGAAGACACGGCTGACCCTTCGCCGAACGGGCCAGTACAAGGGGCTTTGGGACTGTGCGCGGCGGATCTTGGAGCAAGAAGGGCCCCGTGCCTTCTACCGTGGCTACCTGCCCAACGTGCTGGGCATCATCCCCTACGCGGGCATCGACCTGGCCGTCTATGAG CTCAGCCTTCCAGGGTCTCAGGACACGGGACAGTTGGGGACCACTCTAGCTCACAGAATCATTGGAGCAAGCAAAGATGAGCTTCAAAGATGCCCATCTCCCCCACAGCGCGTACTGGACCCAGCCTCTCTCTCCAGGCTGCTGTCATCTTCAGGGCCTGCCCATTTCAGTGTCATG ACCCTGAAAAACCGGTGGCTCCAGCAGAATAGCCACGACTCGGCAGACCCGGGCATCGTCGTGCTCCTGGCCTGCGGTACCATCTCCAGCACCTGTGGCCAGATAGCCAGTTACCCGCTGGCCCTGGTCCGGACCCGCATGCAGGCCCAAG ccTCCGTCGAGGGCGGCCTCCAGCTCTCCATGCTGGGTCTGCTCCGTCACATCCTGTCCCAGGAGGGCGTGCGGGGCCTCTACCGGGGCATTGCCCCCAACTTCATGAAGGTTATCCCGGCTGTGAGCATCTCCTATGTGGTCTACGAGAACATGAAGCAGGCCCTGGGGGTCACATCCAGGTGA
- the SLC25A23 gene encoding mitochondrial adenyl nucleotide antiporter SLC25A23 isoform X4, with protein sequence MRGGPGDAERRQRWSRLFEELDRNKDGRVDVHELRQGLARLGAGDPDRGAQQGMSCEGDTDPDGGLDLEEFTRYLQEREQRLLLLFRSLDRNQDGHIDVSEIQQSFRALGISISLEQAEKILHSMDRDGTMTIDWQEWRDHFLLHSLENVEDVLYFWKHSTVLDIGECLTVPDEFSEQEKLSGMWWKQLVAGAVAGAVSRTGTAPLDRLKVFMQVHASKTNRLNILGGLRSMIREGGVRALWRGNGINVLKIAPESAIKFMAYEQIKRAIRGQQETLHVQERFVAGSLAGATAQTIIYPMEVLKTRLTLRRTGQYKGLWDCARRILEQEGPRAFYRGYLPNVLGIIPYAGIDLAVYELSLPGSQDTGQLGTTLAHRIIGASKDELQRCPSPPQRVLDPASLSRLLSSSGPAHFSVMTLKNRWLQQNSHDSADPGIVVLLACGTISSTCGQIASYPLALVRTRMQAQDPASQWRETNNK encoded by the exons ATGCGGGGGGGCCCGGGTGACGCGGAGCGGCGGCAGCGCTGGAGTCGCCTCTTCGAGGAGCTGGACCGTAACAAGGATGGCCGCGTGGATGTGCACGAGTTGCGCCAGGGCCTGGCCCGGCTGGGCGCGGGCGACCCGGACCGCGGCGCCCAACAG GGCATGTCCTGTGAGGGTGACACTGACCCAGATGGTGGTCTTGACCTGGAGGAGTTTACCCGCTACCTGCAGGAGCGAGAGCAGCGTCTGTTGCTTCTGTTCCGCAGTCTGGACCGGAATCAGGACG GTCATATCGATGTCTCTGAGATCCAGCAGAGTTTCCGGGCTCTGGGCATTTCCATCTCCCTGGAGCAGGCAGAGAAAATTCTGCACAG TATGGACCGTGATGGCACCATGACCATTGACTGGCAAGAATGGCGAGACCACTTCCTGTTGCATTCGCTGGAGAATGTGGAAGACGTGCTCTATTTCTGGAAGCATTCCACG GTCCTGGACATTGGCGAGTGCCTGACTGTCCCCGACGAGTTCTCGGAGCAGGAGAAGCTGAGCGGCATGTGGTGGAAGCAGCTGGTGGCGGGCGCGGTGGCGGGTGCCGTGTCTAGGACAGGCACAGCCCCTCTGGACCGCCTCAAGGTCTTCATGCAG GTCCACGCCTCCAAGACCAACCGGCTGAATATCTTGGGGGGCCTACGGAGCATGATCCGAGAGGGGGGCGTGCGCGCCCTGTGGCGTGGCAACGGCATCAACGTGCTCAAGATTGCCCCCGAGTCGGCTATCAAGTTCATGGCCTACGAGCAG ATCAAGCGGGCCATCCGAGGACAGCAGGAGACGCTGCACGTGCAGGAGCGCTTTGTGGCTGGCTCCCTGGCTGGCGCCACGGCCCAAACCATCATTTACCCCATGGAG GTGCTGAAGACACGGCTGACCCTTCGCCGAACGGGCCAGTACAAGGGGCTTTGGGACTGTGCGCGGCGGATCTTGGAGCAAGAAGGGCCCCGTGCCTTCTACCGTGGCTACCTGCCCAACGTGCTGGGCATCATCCCCTACGCGGGCATCGACCTGGCCGTCTATGAG CTCAGCCTTCCAGGGTCTCAGGACACGGGACAGTTGGGGACCACTCTAGCTCACAGAATCATTGGAGCAAGCAAAGATGAGCTTCAAAGATGCCCATCTCCCCCACAGCGCGTACTGGACCCAGCCTCTCTCTCCAGGCTGCTGTCATCTTCAGGGCCTGCCCATTTCAGTGTCATG ACCCTGAAAAACCGGTGGCTCCAGCAGAATAGCCACGACTCGGCAGACCCGGGCATCGTCGTGCTCCTGGCCTGCGGTACCATCTCCAGCACCTGTGGCCAGATAGCCAGTTACCCGCTGGCCCTGGTCCGGACCCGCATGCAGGCCCAAG ACCCTGCATCCCAGTGGAGAGAGACGAACAATAAGTAA
- the SLC25A23 gene encoding mitochondrial adenyl nucleotide antiporter SLC25A23 isoform X5: MRGGPGDAERRQRWSRLFEELDRNKDGRVDVHELRQGLARLGAGDPDRGAQQGMSCEGDTDPDGGLDLEEFTRYLQEREQRLLLLFRSLDRNQDGHIDVSEIQQSFRALGISISLEQAEKILHSMDRDGTMTIDWQEWRDHFLLHSLENVEDVLYFWKHSTVLDIGECLTVPDEFSEQEKLSGMWWKQLVAGAVAGAVSRTGTAPLDRLKVFMQVHASKTNRLNILGGLRSMIREGGVRALWRGNGINVLKIAPESAIKFMAYEQIKRAIRGQQETLHVQERFVAGSLAGATAQTIIYPMEVLKTRLTLRRTGQYKGLWDCARRILEQEGPRAFYRGYLPNVLGIIPYAGIDLAVYETLKNRWLQQNSHDSADPGIVVLLACGTISSTCGQIASYPLALVRTRMQAQASVEGGLQLSMLGLLRHILSQEGVRGLYRGIAPNFMKVIPAVSISYVVYENMKQALGVTSR, translated from the exons ATGCGGGGGGGCCCGGGTGACGCGGAGCGGCGGCAGCGCTGGAGTCGCCTCTTCGAGGAGCTGGACCGTAACAAGGATGGCCGCGTGGATGTGCACGAGTTGCGCCAGGGCCTGGCCCGGCTGGGCGCGGGCGACCCGGACCGCGGCGCCCAACAG GGCATGTCCTGTGAGGGTGACACTGACCCAGATGGTGGTCTTGACCTGGAGGAGTTTACCCGCTACCTGCAGGAGCGAGAGCAGCGTCTGTTGCTTCTGTTCCGCAGTCTGGACCGGAATCAGGACG GTCATATCGATGTCTCTGAGATCCAGCAGAGTTTCCGGGCTCTGGGCATTTCCATCTCCCTGGAGCAGGCAGAGAAAATTCTGCACAG TATGGACCGTGATGGCACCATGACCATTGACTGGCAAGAATGGCGAGACCACTTCCTGTTGCATTCGCTGGAGAATGTGGAAGACGTGCTCTATTTCTGGAAGCATTCCACG GTCCTGGACATTGGCGAGTGCCTGACTGTCCCCGACGAGTTCTCGGAGCAGGAGAAGCTGAGCGGCATGTGGTGGAAGCAGCTGGTGGCGGGCGCGGTGGCGGGTGCCGTGTCTAGGACAGGCACAGCCCCTCTGGACCGCCTCAAGGTCTTCATGCAG GTCCACGCCTCCAAGACCAACCGGCTGAATATCTTGGGGGGCCTACGGAGCATGATCCGAGAGGGGGGCGTGCGCGCCCTGTGGCGTGGCAACGGCATCAACGTGCTCAAGATTGCCCCCGAGTCGGCTATCAAGTTCATGGCCTACGAGCAG ATCAAGCGGGCCATCCGAGGACAGCAGGAGACGCTGCACGTGCAGGAGCGCTTTGTGGCTGGCTCCCTGGCTGGCGCCACGGCCCAAACCATCATTTACCCCATGGAG GTGCTGAAGACACGGCTGACCCTTCGCCGAACGGGCCAGTACAAGGGGCTTTGGGACTGTGCGCGGCGGATCTTGGAGCAAGAAGGGCCCCGTGCCTTCTACCGTGGCTACCTGCCCAACGTGCTGGGCATCATCCCCTACGCGGGCATCGACCTGGCCGTCTATGAG ACCCTGAAAAACCGGTGGCTCCAGCAGAATAGCCACGACTCGGCAGACCCGGGCATCGTCGTGCTCCTGGCCTGCGGTACCATCTCCAGCACCTGTGGCCAGATAGCCAGTTACCCGCTGGCCCTGGTCCGGACCCGCATGCAGGCCCAAG ccTCCGTCGAGGGCGGCCTCCAGCTCTCCATGCTGGGTCTGCTCCGTCACATCCTGTCCCAGGAGGGCGTGCGGGGCCTCTACCGGGGCATTGCCCCCAACTTCATGAAGGTTATCCCGGCTGTGAGCATCTCCTATGTGGTCTACGAGAACATGAAGCAGGCCCTGGGGGTCACATCCAGGTGA